The stretch of DNA GAGTTGATGATCCCGGTGTCCTGTTCCCAGATGAAGAACTTCCAGGCGATGCCGCCCACGATCGGGGTCATGACGAAGGGGATCAGGAACAGCGCCATCCAGAACGGCCGCAGCCTGACCTGCCGCGCGTTCAGAAGAAAGGCGATCAGGATGCCGAAGCCGACCGACAGCACGAGGCACCCCAGCGTGAAGATGGCCGTGATGCGCAGCGCGTTGATGTAAAGCGGATCTTCAAAGGCACGTCGGTAGTTTTCGAAACCGACAAAGGTCTTGGCGTCGAACGCGTAGAGGAACACGTCCTGCAGGCTGTAGCTGAAACCCAGCACCAGCGGTGTGCCCACCACGGCGACCATCAGCGTCAGCCCCGGCAGGATGAACCACCAGCCGCGTGTGAACTTGTCGCGCCGTTCTGCCATCGCTCGTGTCCCCCGGATAGGAATGTCCGGGCGGGATCGCCCCGCCCGGACCGCTCAAGTCACTCGACGTAGCCCGCGCGGCGGAAGGCGTCCGTCATGGTGTTTGCCCAGCGCGTCTGCGCCTGTTCGGGGGTCAGATCACCCGAGAACACGTCGGTGATGAAATCGGTGGTGCCGTTCCACATGACCGAGCCGTATTCCGGGATACCCTGGCGGATGAAGACGGACTGCAGGACCTGCTCGTAGGCGGGCAGGAACTTCCCGTAATAGGGGCGCAGGTTCCGCAGCTCCTCGCTTTGGAAGTGGCCGGCGGTCGAGAACTGCTCGGACTGCTTGCCCCACTCGACCTCGTTGTCCTGGAGCATCCACTTCAGGAACTTGAAGGCTTCGTCGGCATTGGGCGTGTCGAAGACGAACACGCCGCCGCCGCCAAGGAAGGGAGTGCCCTGCTCGTAGCCTGCCAGGTTGTCTTCCCACGCGGGCAGCGGGCTGTAGCCGGTATTGCCCACGGCATCGCCGTCGGGATCCTCGACGGTGCCCACGCCCTGCGGCCACATGGTGGCGGTGGCAAGACGGCCATCACGGAACATCTCCAGCCCCTCGAGAAAGCCCCAGTTCTGGGCCTCGCGCGGCGCGGTGTTCTGCGCAAGATCCACGAAATACTCGGCCGCATCGACGACGATGGGATGATCGATGTCGGGCTCGTAGTTCTCGTCCCAGCCCTGAACGCCGGTGGAATAAAGCACCACGATGAAGCTGCGGGTGATGCCCGCGCCGGCGCCAAGCGCGTCGGCCCAGCCATACACGTCATGTTCCAGCGTCTCGCCGGCCAGCGTCTCGCCCTCTTCGCGGGTGAAGAAGCCCGCGACCTCGCGCAATTCGGCCCAGGTGTCGGGAACGGTCAGTTCGCGGCCGAATTCGGCCTCGAACGCGGCCTGCTCGTCGGGATGCGAGAACCAGTCCTCGCGCACGATCAGCATGGGCGCCGCGGGGGTCGTCGGCACCGCGATGATCTCGCCCGGGCGCGCGTCCGACTTCATGTGGCTCTCGACGATCAGCGGCGGATACGCGTCGACGTCGAAACCGGTCTCCTCGATATAGGGGGTGAGATCGACGACATGATCGACGAAAGTGCCGAACCAGCCGGGGCTGTGATAGCCAAGATCCCAGCGCCCGGTGCCGCCGATCGCCTCGATGGACATCTGGTCGCGCAGCTGGTTGGGCGGCAGGATTTCCCCGATCACCTTGACCCCGGTCTCTTCCTCGTATTTCGGCGCGAAATAGTTGATGACGGCGTCGGCCTCTGCGCCCGGGTGCAGCGCCCAGCGGATTGTCACATCCTGCGCAACCGCGGCGGTTCCCAGCGTCATCCCAAGGGCAAGCACCCCCCCGGCAACGCCATTTCTGGTCAGGTTGTTCATTGGTTATTCCTCCTCCTCTGCATATGTCTTTTCCGCGGCCGCTCAGTTCAGCCGCTCTTCGGTCTTCGGGTCGAACAGGTGGACGCGGCCCGGCATGGGCGCGACCGTGATCGTCTGCCCCGGCGCAAGCGCATGGCGTTGGCGCAAGACGACGGTAAAGGGCGCATCGTCGAGTTGCGCGCCGATCAGGATTTCGGCACCCGTCGGCTCGACCACGGCGACCTGCACCTGAAGACCGGCATCCGACATGACCAGGTCCTCGGGCCGGATCCCGACGCGAACCACCTGCCCTTCGGCAAGCGTCGCGCCCTCTGGCACGCCCAGACGCTGCCCATCGGGAAGAGCCAGTTCTCCGCCGGTTACCGTCGCATCGAGGAAATTCATCGCCGGAGAGCCGATGAAACCTGCCACGAACAGGTTCGTGGGACGGTCATAAAGTTCAAGCGGCGCGCCGGCCTGTTTCACTACGCCGTCATGCATCACGACGATGATGTCGGCCATGGTCATCGCCTCGATCTGGTCGTGGGTGACGTAGACCGTGGTGACCTTCAGGCGCTGATGCAGCTGCTTGATCTCGGCGCGCATCTGCACGCGCAGCTTTGCGTCAAGGTTCGATAGCGGCTCGTCGAACAAAAAGACCTGCGGATTGCGCACGATGGCGCGCCCCATGGCGACGCGCTGGCGCTGGCCGCCCGAAAGCTGCCGCGGGTAGCGATCGAGCAGCGCATCGAGGTTGAGAATGCCGGCGGCATTGTCGACGCGCGACGCGATCTCGGCCTTGTCCACGCCCGACAGCTTCAGCGCGAAACCCATGTTCTGCGCGACCGTCATGTGCGGGTACAGGCCGTAGTTCTGGAACACCATCGCGATGTCGCGGTCCTTCGGGGCCATGTCGTTGACCTCCTGCCCGCCGATGCGGATGGACCCGCCCGTCACGTCCTCCAGTCCGGCGATTAGGCGCAACAGGGTCGATTTCCCGCAACCCGAGGGGCCGACCAGGACGACGAAGGCACCGTCCTCTATCTCCACGTCGATGCCGTGGATTACGCGCACCTGGCCGAAGCGCTTCTCGACTTTATGGATGCTGACGCCCGCCATGTCGTGTCCGCCCTTCCTGTTTCATTTCGCCGGCGCCCGACCCAAGGGTCAGATGCGCGGGCGCACTGTTTGCAATGACATGCCGCGCGTTGGCCAGGTCGTTGCCCTCTGCGCGCGCAACGGCGTCGGCCCGAGACAACCCGTAACCCAGCCAGCGGTCGATCAACCGCGACCGCAATTCGTCCAGCGGCACGCAAAGCATTACCGTCACGTCGAAAAGGCGCGCGAGGTCCACCCAGACCGGATCCGTCAGGAGAAGGTAGTTCCCCTCGAACACGACCACCCGGGTCGCCGCGGAAAGCTCGCCCGCATCGGGAAGCGTGGCATCCAGCGACCGGTCGAACAGCGGGTAGCGGATTGCACCGGGATCCGATCTGATCTGACGTACAAGCCCAAGAAAACCGGCCGCATCGAAAGTCTGCGGTGCGCCCTTCACGTCGCGCAGGCCAAGCAAGTCCAGTTCCGTATTGTCGAGATGGTAGCCATCCATCGGCACCACTTCGGCCGCTCCATCGCCGTCGCGCGCAACCAGCGCGTCGACAAGCAGTTGCGCAAGCGTGGACTTTCCCGATCCCGGAGCACCGGCTATCGCCACCAGCGTGCGGGAACTCGATCGCTTCGCTTCGTCAATGCAGCTGACAATGGCGTCGATCTCGCCGTGCGCCACAAGGCCCTCCCCGACATGCAGGCTCCAGCCTCGATCCGGCAGGCCCGCGCGTTTTCGATGCGTCTGGCTAGCAGCCGAGCGACAGTCGAGTCAATAATAACTTCTTTATGAATTAGGTATTGGTTGTTCCGATCCCATCCGGAGGCTATTCAAGTCGCGCCGCCCCTTCGCTAGGATCGCGCTCTCGATTGCTTCGGACAGGAAGACAGGGATGAAACGGGCCA from Halovulum dunhuangense encodes:
- a CDS encoding ABC transporter substrate-binding protein, which produces MNNLTRNGVAGGVLALGMTLGTAAVAQDVTIRWALHPGAEADAVINYFAPKYEEETGVKVIGEILPPNQLRDQMSIEAIGGTGRWDLGYHSPGWFGTFVDHVVDLTPYIEETGFDVDAYPPLIVESHMKSDARPGEIIAVPTTPAAPMLIVREDWFSHPDEQAAFEAEFGRELTVPDTWAELREVAGFFTREEGETLAGETLEHDVYGWADALGAGAGITRSFIVVLYSTGVQGWDENYEPDIDHPIVVDAAEYFVDLAQNTAPREAQNWGFLEGLEMFRDGRLATATMWPQGVGTVEDPDGDAVGNTGYSPLPAWEDNLAGYEQGTPFLGGGGVFVFDTPNADEAFKFLKWMLQDNEVEWGKQSEQFSTAGHFQSEELRNLRPYYGKFLPAYEQVLQSVFIRQGIPEYGSVMWNGTTDFITDVFSGDLTPEQAQTRWANTMTDAFRRAGYVE
- a CDS encoding ABC transporter ATP-binding protein, yielding MAGVSIHKVEKRFGQVRVIHGIDVEIEDGAFVVLVGPSGCGKSTLLRLIAGLEDVTGGSIRIGGQEVNDMAPKDRDIAMVFQNYGLYPHMTVAQNMGFALKLSGVDKAEIASRVDNAAGILNLDALLDRYPRQLSGGQRQRVAMGRAIVRNPQVFLFDEPLSNLDAKLRVQMRAEIKQLHQRLKVTTVYVTHDQIEAMTMADIIVVMHDGVVKQAGAPLELYDRPTNLFVAGFIGSPAMNFLDATVTGGELALPDGQRLGVPEGATLAEGQVVRVGIRPEDLVMSDAGLQVQVAVVEPTGAEILIGAQLDDAPFTVVLRQRHALAPGQTITVAPMPGRVHLFDPKTEERLN
- a CDS encoding uridine kinase; its protein translation is MAHGEIDAIVSCIDEAKRSSSRTLVAIAGAPGSGKSTLAQLLVDALVARDGDGAAEVVPMDGYHLDNTELDLLGLRDVKGAPQTFDAAGFLGLVRQIRSDPGAIRYPLFDRSLDATLPDAGELSAATRVVVFEGNYLLLTDPVWVDLARLFDVTVMLCVPLDELRSRLIDRWLGYGLSRADAVARAEGNDLANARHVIANSAPAHLTLGSGAGEMKQEGRTRHGGRQHP